One part of the Lepeophtheirus salmonis chromosome 14, UVic_Lsal_1.4, whole genome shotgun sequence genome encodes these proteins:
- the Nup133 gene encoding nuclear pore complex protein Nup133 produces MFTPTRNTTRGGTRRKSSILQNSSLQQRGILSGSRNGTPRSGSFMDQSSQILLEETDLHVLESFGSELPVVVTEMIYLYEKTCDMSVNFSVNGWAWLVKGRRCIVWKYKNLGMGVSYRELTLPPSDLHHNARLVNIFFTTPNENASPSCIAVSPEGVIRYWSSIAHEGSSTEITADLQGQESWMLADIQPVGSLLGTTTSTLLLIRVSSHSRITCRLLQSPQGLLGGIGRRVTSLFWGSMNPGNNGSPESKLIRVFGNDPLVPSSDTAKQKDIYVLTNKHLQKWRLTEGLDEDEMFYELEVEDMIRNGFLKNVWNHENMNPEWLKVSLLDVQPVEGGVAILAGSVNPQISERVSIGLGILSTGTSAAPMNFRSFYSLCINLKESIENLNYKFLYPRPQYVYLYNDKSLLCISGVSDEQNYDVMDFDTNGNGILGIGSIGKTPLIFTRNKGLITVTPTELKNASISITDQSHGNDSRSTSLLFDKISTNPANLSVSKVGIDNLTSSKSIPDQFKGAFLCFCEDNMRTALSIVEDLFPPGQVQEGEINSSTNKVIVQVSRDVIDDYPAMDPRWMESLPPSEQKIERVGASMSMLIKHQLEDKKTALDLYVNFIKKVGLWKRMSGVVVDDSPPMSTHLALAEHLEKIVAALALRNMKAEFSEVIEKAIKIVLKDRSYYKKTGNLTPQDHFYREVSKVEQIVSGLLEVVKHSIATDQPDKITSIVSSCNRVVLSIIKEAVNYRSNKLDEFLPLGNAKDLEYLPWTSSPGPSGLRSCLMNFYKYTLEQVVPLSKGSIDRSGFYQQLVEFADIILDGYNTQIESICSKSISERREEVGKQYEKDRLSLIMPLITNEYYEEAASLAEKYFEFGGLVKLCEITNDKERLERYMDRFAAQKFSDFVFDWHVKEGKQGRLLSQVQKSGNRRQEELGRFLSGHAGFSWVHDVQTNKFKDASLTLKKLALNETEILARKKTMLSLSKLTALASDENEEVVKPFIEDIEQELTTSLAQEQLPLAVLEAFNLSPDSMNVLSPKEIIELYISDENFNADHIDFKKALDLMDYIRDMDIEDKEALKLHIWARSILRNNWENMDAANPVDSVKETTFFKLAEFCQLQGLELQCQLLSYENLLGASELQSISNNKNFQFFLQTAYEHLLRSTEAY; encoded by the exons ATGTTTACTCCGACGAGGAATACGACCCGAGGCGGGACCCGGCGAAAAAGCTCAATCCTTCAGAATTCATCTCTTCAGCAACGTGGGATTCTCTCAGG AAGTCGAAATGGAACGCCTCGAAGTGGCTCTTTCATGGACCAATCCTCTCAAATTCTACTGGAAGAGACAGACCTTCATGTTTTGGAATCCTTCGGGTCCGAGCTGCCTGTGGTGGTGACGGAGATGATCTATTTGTACGAAAAGACGTGTGACATGAGCGTGAATTTCTCTGTGAATGGCTGGGCGTGGCTTGTGAAGGGGCGGAGGTGCATTGTTTGGAAGTACAAGAACCTGGGCATGGGAGTCTCTTACCGGGAACTCACTCTTCCTCCTTCGGATCTGCATCACAACGCACGCCTCGTCAACATCTTTTTTACGACCCCAAACGAAAACGCGTCTCCTTCGTGCATCGCCGTTTCTCCAGAGGGTGTGATACGCTATTGGTCTTCAATTGCACATGAAGGATCCTCCACAGAAATCACTGCGGATCTACAGGGGCAGGAATCATGGATGTTGGCTGACATTCAACCCGTGGGATCGCTGTTAGGAACAACCACCTCCACTCTACTATTAATTCGTGTCTCCTCTCATTCCCGCATTACTTGTCGTCTCCTTCAGTCTCCTCAAGGCCTCTTGGGAGGTATTGGACGTCGAGTCACTTCTCTATTTTGGGGGTCAATGAATCCAGGGAATAACGGATCACCTGAATCCAAACTTATTCGAGTTTTTGGTAATGACCCATTGGTTCCATCAAGTGATACTGCTAAACAAAaggatatttatgttttaaccAATAAACATCTTCAAAAATGGAGACTAACTGAAGGGTTAGATGAAGACGAAATGTTTTATGAGTTGGAAGTGGAGGACATGATTCGGAATGGATTTCTCAAAAATGTTTGG aaccATGAGAACATGAACCCTGAATGGCTCAAAGTCTCTCTTCTTGACGTTCAACCTGTGGAAGGAGGAGTTGCAATTTTGGCTGGGTCCGTGAATCCTCAAATATCAGAAAGAGTATCAATAGGTTTAG ggaTTCTTTCAACGGGTACTAGTGCTGCACCCATGAACTTTCGATCCTTTTATTCTCTAtgcattaatttaaaagaaagtattGAAAATCTTAATTACAAGTTTCTTTATCCTCGACCTCAGTACGTTTATCTATATAATGATAAATCATTGTTATGTATCTCTG GTGTATCTGACGAACAAAACTACGATGTAATGGACTTTGATACCAATGGAAATGGCATACTAGGAATCGGATCAATAGGAAAAACTCCACTTATATTCACTCGAAATAAGGGACTAATAACTGTAACTCCAACGGAATTAAAGAATGCATCTATCAGTATTACTGATCAATCCCATGGCAATGACAGCAGATCTACTAGtcttttatttgacaaaatatccaCAAATCCCGCCAATCTCTCGGTTTCAAAAGTTGGGATTGATAATTTAACATCCTCCAAGTCTATACCAGATCAATTTAAAGGGGCATTTCTGTGTTTTTGTGAAGATAATATGCGTACTGCCTTGTCCATTGTTGAAGACCTGTTTCCTCCAGGCCAAGTTCAAGAAGGGGAAATTAACTCCTCTACTAATAAAGTCATCGTTCAAGTATCGAGGGATGTCATTGATGACTATCCTGCAATGGATCCACGTTGGATGGAATCATTGCCACCTTCTGAACAAAAAATAGAACGTGTTGGGGCATCCATGTCTATGCTCATTAAACACCAACTGGAGGATAAAAAAACAGCCTTGGATCtgtatgttaattttattaaaaaagttggtCTTTGGAAAAGa atGAGTGGTGTTGTGGTTGATGATAGCCCTCCCATGTCTACCCATCTAGCTCTCGCCGAACATTTGGAAAAGATAGTTGCTGCCTTAGCTTTACGAAATATGAAAGCAGA ATTCTCTGAAGTGATTGAGAAGGCTATCAAAATTGTACTCAAGGACagaagttattataaaaaaactggaaATTTAACACCCCAGGATCATTTTTATAGAGAAGTTTCAAAGGTTGAACAAATAGTGAGTGGACTTTTGGAAGTTGTGAAACATTCGATAGCCACTGATCAACCGGATAAAATAACTAGTATTGTTTCTTCTTGTAACAGAGTCGTCCTG aGCATTATCAAAGAAGCTGTAAATTATAGAAGTAACAAACTTGATGAGTTTCTTCCTTTAGGCAATGCTAAAGACTTAGAATACTTACCTTGGACCTCTAGTCCAGGACCCTCTGGGTTGCGAAGTTGTCTCATgaacttttataaatacactTTAGAACAAGTTGTTCCATTATCAAAGGGATCAATTGATCGCTCTGGGTTCTACCAACAATTGGTTGAGTTTGCTGATATTATTTTAGATGGCTATAATACTCAAATAGAGTCTATTTGTAGTAAAAGTATATCAGAACGAAGAGAAGAGGTGGGAAAACAGTATGAAAAGGATCGTCTTTCACTGATAATGCCACTGA tTACAAATGAATATTATGAAGAGGCTGCTAGTTTGGCTGAAAAATATTTCGAATTTGGAGGCCTTGTAAAACTGTGTGAGATAACAAATGATAAAGAGCGGCTAGAAAGATATATGGATCGGTTTGCTGCTCAAAAATTTTCTGACTTTGTGTTTGATTGGCACGTTAAAGAAGGGAAGCAGGGGAGACTTCTTTCACAGGTTCAAAAGTCTGGTAATAGGAGACAGGAAGAATTGGGGAGATTTCTTAGTGGTCATGCAGGATTTTCCTGGGTTCACGATGTTCAAACAAATAAGTTCAAGGATGCATCccttacattgaaaaaattagCCCTTAACGAAACAGAGATCTTAGCTCGTAAAAAG ACAATGCTCAGCCTTTCCAAATTGACTGCTTTAGCCTCTGATGAAAACGAAGAGGTGGTAAAACCTTTTATTGAGGATATAGAACAAGAGTTAACTACTTCTTTAGCCCAAGAACAACTTCCATTAGCTGTTTTAGAAGCCTTCAATCTCTCCCCAGATTCAATGAACGTTTTATCACCTAAGGAAATCATTGAGCTCTATATATCGgatgaaaattttaatgctgatcatattgattttaaaaaagcaCTTGATCTCATGGACTACATTCGTGATATGGATATTGAAGATAAGGAAGCTCTTAAGCTGCATATTTGGGCTCGTTCTATTTTAAGAAACAATTGGGAAAATATGGATGCTGCAAATCCTGTTGATTCAGTTAAAgaaactacattttttaaattggctgAGTTTTGTCAGTTGCAAGGCTTAGAACTTCAGTGCCAACTTTTATCCTACGAAAATTTGTTAGGAGCATCAGAGCTTCAGTCCATTTCCaacaataaaaactttcaatttttcctCCAGACTGCTTATGAACATCTTTTACGATCTACAGAAGcatactaa
- the LOC121129893 gene encoding uncharacterized protein, whose product MSFGRPGGNKDLRSLGGNEMFSYMCHKQGNLNRMCGLTLLTRRALDEGLFICALQEFQHMFPQLTSRIISRNNIPHFHPMECPILPLDSDFECRDMLHNQFDTERGPLWRVQLITEQTMDKAPIDWGPEIRAILEDTESSSSVRWEHFLRYFQGKVNQAEIENFDDEEVGFHSFILMTFHPSITDVWGAFHFLKQFMIILDIILEKDSSSSTLDFEQGNLPNSIESLVPSNDSSFHITDLIPITKKVITGNFASPRRTPLEKILKPIFESKDIPKTEVLRGWLNERETSEIISMMEEDDASIHGVLLTAGLIALSRVIHEDTSPDSIPKEDTILRATNEANLRQYCTTETRYGCLTTFYDDEYVIPPVSSRNEFWRLAHEMTVKHNAAKGGRQPLKMLRVYNKMFSTGNGEENFKGIDQTVQSDVRIAAYGDLGNLFRKESNAPIDSWNRPLSKTKRNIRLEDIFHIICAQNMGTPFTHSIHILHGRLNYFLQYYTTYVEERIAFLLRDETLNILRMAADRDQ is encoded by the exons ATGAGTTTTGGAAGACCAGGGGGAAATAAAGACCTAAGATCCCTTGGAGGAAATGAAATGTTTTCATATATGTGCCATAAGCAGGGAAACCTTAACCGTATGTGTGGCCTTACACTACTAACAAGACGAGCATTGGATGAAG GGCTTTTTATATGCGCTCTTCAAGAATTTCAACACATGTTTCCACAGCTAACGAGTCGTATCATATCTAGAAACAATATTCCACATTTTCATCCAATGGAATGTCCGATCCTACCTTTAGATTCAGACTTTGAATGTAGAGACATGTTACACAATCAGTTTGATACAGAGAGAGGGCCTCTATGGCGTGTTCAGCTTATCACAGAACAAACCATGGATAAGGCTCCTATAGACTGGGGACCTGAAATAAGAGCTATATTAGAGGATACAGAGTCATCAAGCAGTGTGAGGTGGGAACATTTCCTAAGATATTTTCAGGGTAAAGTCAACCAGGCGGAGATAGAAAACTTTGATGATGAGGAGGTGGGATTCCACAGTTTTATTCTTATGACATTTCATCCTTCCATAACAGATGTTTGGGGAgcttttcactttttaaaacagtttatgaTCATATTAGATATCATTTTGGAAAAGGATTCATCTTCATCCACGTTGGACTTTGAACAAGGAAACTTACCGAATTCTATAGAATCCCTTGTACCCTCTAATGATTCCTCCTTTCATATCACTGATTTGATAcccattacaaaaaaagtaatcactGGCAATTTTGCATCACCCAGAAGAACtcctttagaaaaaattttaaaacctatTTTTGAGTCTAAAGACATTCCAAAAACCGAAGTACTTCGAGGATGGTTAAATGAACGAGAAACCTCTGAGATCATTTCCATGATGGAAGAAGACGATGCATCAATTCATGGTGTCCTTTTGACAGCTGGATTAATAGCACTGTCTCGAGTAATTCATGAAGATACTTCACCAGACTCCATTCCTAAGGAGGATACCATTTTAAGGGCAACAAATGAAGCAAATCTTCGACAGTATTGTACAACAGAAACTAGATATGGCTGCCTTACTACATTTTACGACGATGAATATGTCATTCCTCCAGTATCTAGCAGAAATGAATTTTGGAGATTGGCACATGAAATGACAGTGAAACACAATGCAGCTAAAGGAGGTCGGCAACCTCTTAAAATGCTCagagtttataataaaatgtttagtaCAGGTAATggagaagaaaattttaaagggATTGATCAAACAGTGCAAAGTGATGTTCGAATAGCTGCTTATGGAGACTTGGGTAATCTTTTCCGAAAGGAGAGTAACGCCCCCATAGATTCATGGAATCGCCCATTATCAAAAACAAAGAGAAATATCCGATTAGaagatatatttcatataatatgcgCTCAAAACATGGGGACACCATTCACTCACTCTATTCATATTTTACATGGGCGATTGAATTACTTTCTTCAATATTACACAACTTATGTGGAGGAAAGGATAGCCTTTCTTCTAAGAgatgaaacattaaatattctACGTATGGCTGCCGACAGAGATcagtaa
- the mTerf3 gene encoding transcription termination factor 3, mitochondrial yields MLQNALRRLTTINPCILRISSNLETLSFTEREAKRNELVTTKPTYNIAPIVNHNEALKQLFHLGVDISRWEKEGHLDLALSLTDFKAQVQPTIEFIIQQIGLSLPVISQTLTQAPQLLKTDVQVLETRLEYMKSKKFTPHQIRKLITKRGDWLTLGVNDIDNRLGYFQKTFSLKGFHVRELATKDPSLILWIGVPSQTRENIFAVKELMGFNKSEIKRILLENPELFRQPHEEKMVQMFDFLHNRIGYSHFLLTQLSPALLGSIKVAKERYAFLEYIGRGQYNSAKPNYVSPIALTLGEDKDFCELTAKTSEGTYNQFLKTL; encoded by the exons ATGCTCCAAAACGCTCTTCGTCGACTCACCACCATTAATCCATGTATACTCAGAATCTCCTCAAATTTAGAAACACTCTCCTTCACAGAGAGAGAAGCCAAGAGAAATGAATTGGTGACGACAAAGCCCACATATAATATAGCTCCAATTGTGAATCATAATGAGGCATTAAAGCAACTCTTTCATCTTGGAGTGGACATTTCACGATGGGAAAAGGAAGGTCATTTAGACTTGGCCCTCTCCCTTACAGATTTCAAAGCACAAGTGCAACCTACAATAGAGTTTATAATTCAGCAAATCGGCCTCAGCCTCCCAGTTATATCACAAACTCTAACCCAGGCACCCCAACTTTTAAAAACTGATGTTCAG GTACTGGAAACAAGGTTGGAATACATgaagtccaaaaaatttaccccTCATCAAATAAGAAAACTGATAACAAAACGAGGAGATTGGCTCACCCTCGGAGTAAATGACATCGATAATCGTCTAGgttatttccaaaaaacattTTCCCTCAAAGGTTTTCATGTAAGAGAGCTCGCAACAAAGGATCCATCACTTATTTTGTGGATAGGAGTACCGTCTCAGACGcgagaaaatatatttgcagtTAAAGAACTCATGGGATTTAACAAATCCGAAATTAAAAGAATCCTCCTTGAAAACCCAGAGCTATTTAGACAACcccatgaagaaaaaatggtACAAATGTTTGACTTTTTACATAACCGAATAGGATACTCGCATTTTCTATTAACCCAATTGTCCCCAGCTTTACTCGGTTCGATTAAAGTGGCAAAAGAAAGATATGCTTTTTTGGAGTATATCGGTAGAGGGCAGTATAATTCTGCTAAACCTAACTACGTTAGTCCAATAGCTTTAACACTTGGCGAAGACAAAGATTTCTGCGAACTCACAGCGAAAACAAGCGAGGGCACATACAATCAGTTTCTAAAAACATTGTAA
- the Pdp gene encoding pyruvate dehydrogenase [acetyl-transferring]-phosphatase 1, mitochondrial gives MGATRLLLTSGVSVFRSYSSHLPRFTPQEVTRILRSNEFTSGEFSPGTGPVKSFDINSFKSNNPIEDSHAEGLLKVGSKGFLFGVIDGHGGPACGQVVAKRILHYVASGLLSIEDLTLHLQALESQDIESEHYNLISTFNDPYTLVKDLQILYSQSYLEHIREIHSCIVTRMDHDEGMSLAESFIKSFESLDGAMSKEAENRDMKTLSVAMSGAVAVMAHIDGPHLHVASTGDCSAVLGTLSETDTWIGKKMTVEHNADNATEVKRIISEHPESEKRTILNKDRLLGVLAPLRAFGDFKLKWSEDKIIQLMGDAQGDHAVLPNYKTPPYLSVTPDVISHKLTARDKFLVIASDGLWDTMTPMQVIRLIGEHMSGKITLTPLELSKESMKLSDVNALLRVRQAAVKLKPADSNSATHIIRYALGGTAYGVDHDRLSQMLSIPQDMVRMFRDDITVQVIFFDSEYLRHC, from the exons ATGGGTGCCACTCGTCTACTCCTCACATCGGGGGTCTCTGTCTTCCGTTCCTATTCATCTCATCTCCCTCGTTTCACACCTCAAGAAGTGACACGAATCCTCAGATCAAATGAGTTCACGAGTGGAGAGTTTAGTCCTGGGACAGGCCCTGTCAAATCTTTTGATATTAATTCCTTTAAATCCAACAATCCTATAGAGGATTCCCATGCAGAAGGGCTTCTTAAAGTTGGAAGCAAAGGCTTTCTCTTTGGAGTGATTGATGGACATGGAGGTCCAGCTTGTGGACAA GTCGTAGCTAAAAGAATATTGCATTATGTTGCTTCGGGTCTTCTCTCTATAGAAGATCTAACTCTTCACCTTCAAGCTTTGGAAAGCCAAGATATTGAATCAGAGCATTATAACCTCATTTCTACCTTTAATGATCCTTACACGTTAGTCAAAGACCTTCAAATACTTTATAGTCAATCGTATCTCGAGCATATCCGAGAAATTCATTCTTGTATCGTCACTCGAATGGATCATGACGAAGGGATGAGTTTAGCAGAGTCCTTTATCAAGTCATTCGAATCTTTAGATGGCGCAATGTCTAAAGAGGCAGAAAATCGAGACATGAAAACACTTTCTGTTGCCATGTCAGGAGCAGTTGCTGTTATGGCTCATATCGATGGACCTCATCTTCATGTTGCATCAACGGGGGATTGCTCAGCAGTTTTAGGAACATTGAGTGAAACAGATACATGGATTGGTAAGAAAATGACTGTCGAGCACAATGCTGATAATGCTACAGAAGTGAAAAGAATCATTAGCGAACATCCTGAGTCGGAAAAGAGAACTATTTTGAATAAAGATAGACTACTAGGTGTTCTTGCGCCCTTACGAGCATTTGGGGATTTTAAACTGAAATGGTCCGaagacaaaataattcaattaatggGAGACGCTCAAGGGGATCATGCTGTCCTACCAAACTACAAAACACCTCCCTACCTCAGTGTAACACCTGATGTGATTAGCCATAAGCTAACTGCTCGGGATAAATTTCTAGTCATTGCTTCAGATGGACTTTGGGACACAATGACCCCCATGCAAGTGATTCGATTAATTGGAGAACATATGTCGGGTAAAATTACGCTTACGCCACTGGAGCTCTCAAAAGAATCCATGAAACTCAGCGATGTGAATGCCCTCCTGCGTGTACGACAGGCTGCAGTTAAATTAAAGCCTGCCGATTCCAACTCCGCAACTCATATTATACGCTATGCATTAGGAGGTACAGCATATGGAGTGGACCATGATCGTTTGTCTCAAATGCTATCCATTCCTCAGGACATGGTTCGTATGTTTAGGGATGATATAACAGtccaagttatattttttgattcagaGTACTTAAGACATTGCTGA
- the LOC121129898 gene encoding RWD domain-containing protein 4 has translation MGETSELQSEELEVLKSIYEGDLQFKVISDTKFQYKYGEDGSNRSFLLEIGWPEEYPNDAPDLSMDTFYNAHLKSTVSQAVIESVEAEIPQYLGMSMTYSLFEHVKENYDELVAEQPEVEEISDSVQSLDIGENTSATEDKKVILKKEKLTKAQKRRMWNKGGIDEHDRPRGWNWVDVIRHLSQTGYKEDDATA, from the exons ATGGGAGAGACGTCAGAGCTCCAAAGTGAGGAACTGGAGGTTCTCAAGTCCATCTACGAGGGGGACCTACAGTTCAAGGTCATTTCCGATACGaagtttcaatataaatatggaGAAGATGGTTCTAACCGATCCTTCCTGCTCGAGATTGGATGGCCTGAGGAATATCCCAATGATGCACCGGACCTATCGATGGATACTTTTTATAATGCTCACTTGAAGTCGACTGTGAGTCAAGCGGTGATAGAATCCGTGGAAGCGGAGATTCCGCAGTACCTTGGCATGTCCATGACGTACTCCTTGTTTGAGCACGTCAAGGAGAATTACGATGAACTCGTAGCTGAGCAGCCGGAAGTCGAAGAAATCTCAGACTCTGTCCAATCACTAGACATTGGGGAAAATACATCGG CCACCGAAGACAAAAAGGTGATTCTCAAGAAGGAGAAACTAACAAAAGCGCAGAAACGAAGAATGTGGAACAAGGGTGGCATTGACGAGCATGACAGGCCTCGTGGATGGAACTGGGTGGATGTGATCCGCCATTTGTCACAAACTGGTTACAAGGAAGACGACGCAACAGCTTAG
- the LOC121129895 gene encoding S-phase kinase-associated protein 2-like — translation MLEGEVMKRKECEKENDSSVSDLPSSKRRRGCPSLVLGEITQFSIKEEQDEEEFVLGRRKDVALLKEEEGRDINTELCEEVVLGVFQWLDKGTLGRCARVCRQWNRLTQDESLWKRLDLGSKTLSAQVLSLIAARGLLALRLCKASILPRALTPPKSPFRVQYLDLSMSDFPLPSLASFLSYTRDLRKVAMEHCFLDEDICALLAKNTNLTVLHLAMVKGLNLEGLTLILRSCHALEELNISWTDLSEEAIAFMCQNIPPSVRRLNIAGCKDYLQDKHLLQLMRNLPNLKELDISDAGSVSEETIDSMLLYLKKLEHLSVSRCYGISPNSYIYLSVLTSLKNLTVFGTMKDAAIQELRLHLPGIHINKYMFSTIARPTVGIRKTSIWNVRVRD, via the coding sequence atgtTAGAAGGGGAAGTGATGAAGAGAAAAGAATGTGAGAAGGAGAACGACTCCAGTGTGAGCGACTTGCCCTCCAGTAAGAGGAGACGAGGTTGCCCCAGTCTGGTTCTAGGTGAAATCACTCAATTTTCCATCAAGGAGGAGCAAGATGAAGAAGAATTTGTGTTGGGTCGTCGGAAGGATGTTGCGCTTCTTAAGGAGGAGGAGGGAAGAGATATTAACACAGAGCTGTGTGAAGAAGTGGTTCTTGGAGTCTTCCAATGGTTGGACAAAGGGACCCTTGGGAGGTGTGCACGTGTGTGCCGACAGTGGAATCGTCTCACACAAGACGAATCTCTATGGAAACGACTAGATTTGGGCTCCAAGACCCTTTCTGCCCAAGTCCTGAGCCTCATTGCAGCTCGAGGCCTCCTTGCCTTACGTCTATGCAAGGCTTCCATTCTCCCACGAGCCCTTACTCCTCCCAAAAGCCCCTTCCGGGTCCAGTACTTGGACCTCTCCATGTCTGACTTCCCTCTCCCATCCCTTGCCTCCTTCCTCTCGTACACAAGGGATCTCCGAAAAGTGGCCATGGAACATTGCTTCCTCGATGAGGACATTTGTGCACTTCTTGCCAAGAATACAAACCTTACTGTGCTGCATCTTGCCATGGTCAAAGGACTCAATCTTGAGGGGCTCACTCTTATACTCCGTTCTTGTCATGCCCTAGAGGAACTTAATATATCTTGGACTGATTTGTCAGAAGAAGCCATTGCCTTCATGTGTCAAAATATACCCCCATCTGTTAGGCGCCTCAATATAGCAGGCTGCAAAGACTATCTTCAAGACAAACATCTATTGCAGTTAATGAGAAATCTCCCTAATCTCAAAGAGCTTGATATATCAGATGCAGGCTCTGTCTCAGAAGAAACAATAGACTCCATGttgttgtatttaaagaaattagagCACCTTAGCGTTTCTCGATGCTACGGTATTTCACCcaattcttatatttatttgagcGTTTTAACGTCACTTAAAAATTTAACGGTTTTTGGAACCATGAAAGATGCAGCAATACAGGAACTCCGCCTACATCTTCCTGGGATACATATCAATAAGTATATGTTTAGTACAATCGCTCGGCCCACTGTTGGTATTCGTAAAACATCTATTTGGAATGTTCGAGTTCGAGATTAA
- the LOC121129892 gene encoding uncharacterized protein has product MPVQQRPQRMTSLQPPVPPPYRAPPNPAQPFSKLNVSEPNIQDPHPIRSMSPKNTSSYRHTINHDSSQAVQHGLKNMLHDQRSGNSSKHATLDGSTQNIALQQLRNHMTFERGGLKGNGLPNSDSLRDSMSRSFSQEDPNSKRLSYNNNSFRKATQDVFLSKIPPQVPPKPRSKEQSKYDLENDPLEAELKHILREGGGSRNIHNHGNSTPPLPALSPESSPNVILKHTKKPEFMELTKIITKKLHPLKNEDVNSVTTTGLDLESVIGLQTDLTSDDDDDLSTTHLDMGDAQAIRKQLDSLEGMYSEVLKMLGLRKFGRPDTKLGTRRGGKLYGSMSSLPSVSSIGSRHLYHASKDKRRDGGVSNKRNGGSRDNKATNKRFQRLESHVVTLARSVAHLSSEMRAQQIIMQQELEGLRKEVQMSRHHGNRLSNVPFTLPNQKSKVSPVHAKRVRKLTHFFGDEPPLLRIFLKNLGYEKYASVFEDSKIGLLELPYLSEDTLEKLGIPMGPRMRILQEAKSNIANESDYNVYIL; this is encoded by the exons ATGCCGGTTCAACAAAGGCCTCAAAGAATGACTTCCTTACAGCCTCCAGTTCCTCCACCGTATCGTGCTCCTCCTAATCCAGCTCAACCATTCTCCAAATTAAACGTGAGTGAACCAAATATACAGGATCCCCATCCTATACGCAGCATGTCTCCCAAAAACACATCCAGCTACCGACATACTATTAACCATGATAGCTCTCAGGCAGTGCAGCATGGACTTAAGAATATGCTACATGACCAACGGAGTGGAAATAGTTCTAAACACGCCACATTAGACGGATCGACTCAAAATATTGCGCTTCAGCAATTACGCAATCATATGACGTTCGAACGAGGTGGACTGAAAGGAAATGGTTTGCCAAATTCGGACTCTTTGAGAGATTCAATGTCACGCTCCTTTTCCCAAGAAGATCCTAACTCTAAAAGACTTTCTTATAACAATAATAGTTTTCGGAAAGCTACCCAAGACGTTTTCTTATCTAAAATTCCCCCACAAGTACCTCCCAAACCTCGTTCAAAAGAACAGTCAAAATATGATCTTGAAAATGATCCTTTAGAAGCTGAGTTGAAGCATATCTTAAGAGAAGGTGGCGGTAGTAGGAATATACATAATCATGGAAATAGCACTCCCCCACTTCCTGCATTGTCTCCag agtCTTCACCTAACGTCATTCTTAAGCATACCAAAAAGCCAGAGTTTATGGAACTGACAAAAATCATAACGAAAAAATTACACCCCTTAAAGAATGAGGATGTTAATAGTGTTACAACGACTGGTTTGGATTTAGAGTCTGTTATTGGTCTACAGACCGATCTGACTtctgatgatgatgatgatcttTCTACTACACATCTAGATATGGGAGATGCTCAAGCCATCAGAAAACAGCTGGATAGTCTTGAAGGAATGTATTCAGAAGTTCTTAAAATGCTTGGTTTGAGGAAGTTTGGACGACCAGATACAAAATTAGGCACTCGAAGGGGTGGAAAACTATATGGTAGTATGAGCTCTCTTCCAAGTGTCAGTTCAATTGGCAGTCGACACTTATATCATGCTAGCAAAGACAAAAGAAGAGATGGCGGTGTATCGAACAAGCGCAACGGTGGGTCGAGGGATAATAAAGCTACAAATAAGCGATTTCAGCGTTTAGAATCACATGTCGTCACTCTAGCAAGATCAGTTGCTCATCTTTCTTCGGAGATGCGAGCACAACAGATTATAATGCAGCAGGAACTTGAAGGACTACGTAAAGAAGTTCAAATGAGTCGACATCACGGTAATCGTCTTAGTAATGTTCCTTTTACATTACCAAATCAAAAATCTAAGGTATCACCAGTTCATGCAAAAAGAGTACGAAAGTTAACGCATTTTTTTGGTGATGAACCTCCTCTTCTCAGAATATTCTTGAAAAACCTTGGTTATGAAAAATATGCTAGTGTTTTTGAAGATTCGAAAATAGGGCTATTGGAATTGCCTTATTTATCAGAGGACACACTCGAGAAGTTGGGTATTCCCATGGGTCCTAGAATGCGCATTTTGCAAGAAGCTAAATCTAATATAGCAAACGAATCtgattataatgtttatatactataa